In Pirellulales bacterium, the following proteins share a genomic window:
- a CDS encoding PAS domain-containing protein, which translates to MSLEISPRETGQTADGMIVVDASGHIESVNIAAAGIFGYALAELLGQPLGVLLPGLASSSFASRLTPYLQPRDGENARRLEGRRKSGGPVEVELTAVENQVGDRRWFTLLVHPLPPQPHAALGDDCDLLEVLMDNLPEAIYFKDLASRFIQVSRSLARRFGVDDPQQARGKTDFDFFGEEHARQAYANEQEMIASGRPVIDMEEKETWPDGRVTWASTTKMPLRDRRGRVVGTFGISHDITDRKLMESELEQLTRFLDEVLDELPIMLFVKDAEHLRLERLNKAGERLLGFSREELLGKSDYDLFPADEADFFVAKDRDVLRSRRMLDIPEEAIETRFGERILHTRKIPLFDERGRPTYLVGISEDITAAKQAEEELRRAKQAAEEASRAKSEFLANVSHEIRTPMNGIIGMTELALDTDLTSQQREFLNMVRDSADGLLSVINDILDFSKIEAGKLDLESLAFPLRDTLGDTMKTLALRAHRKGLELACQVLADVPDGLVGDAARLRQIVVNIVGNAIKFTDAGEVVMRVEREAATADGTRTLPATLDEVVLHFAVRDTGIGISPDKQQSIFAPFVQADGSTTRRFGGTGLGLAISARLVELMGGRIWVESEPGRGSTFHFTARFAVASTPLGSATPASPVDLQDLRVLVVDDNTTNRRILEEMLRNWHMRPTVVASADEALGEMERACAAGEPYPLVLLDALMPDVDGYELARRINDDLKYAGATIMMLSSSDPLSRDQQPRLAASLMKPIKQSELFDAIMTSLGVSLRQEEKPASIAAPAARRLRILLAEDNAVNQKFVRHVLEKRGHDVEVVSNGRAALSAIETGCFDLVLMDVQMPELSGFEATAEIRRRERAGGGRLPIIAMTAHAMKGDRERCLAAGMDEYISKPIQAGRLLELVECATAGDACCRRGTPSDEAPCFDARHALARVAGDEELLQELIRAFVDEWPRWRAALDAAAASGDWEQVRRLGHTVKGALGHFGLATAQDAASRLEALTDDCDAVEAGQACASLVADVEHVLPQLEALDRSLT; encoded by the coding sequence ATGTCGCTCGAAATTTCACCTCGCGAAACAGGCCAGACCGCCGACGGCATGATCGTCGTCGATGCCAGTGGCCATATCGAATCTGTTAATATCGCCGCAGCCGGCATTTTCGGCTACGCGCTGGCGGAGCTCCTGGGCCAGCCGCTGGGCGTGTTGCTGCCGGGCCTGGCCAGCAGCAGCTTTGCCAGCCGATTGACGCCCTACCTGCAGCCCCGCGACGGCGAAAACGCCCGGCGGCTCGAAGGACGCCGCAAGTCGGGCGGACCCGTCGAAGTCGAGCTGACCGCGGTCGAAAACCAGGTGGGCGACCGCCGCTGGTTCACGCTGCTCGTCCATCCGCTGCCTCCACAGCCGCACGCCGCCCTGGGCGACGACTGCGACCTGCTGGAAGTGCTGATGGACAACCTGCCGGAAGCGATCTATTTCAAGGATCTGGCCAGCCGCTTCATTCAGGTCAGCCGCTCGCTGGCCCGCCGCTTCGGCGTCGACGACCCGCAGCAGGCCCGCGGCAAGACCGATTTCGACTTCTTTGGGGAAGAGCACGCCCGGCAGGCATACGCAAACGAGCAAGAGATGATCGCCAGCGGCCGGCCGGTGATCGACATGGAAGAAAAGGAGACTTGGCCCGACGGCCGCGTGACCTGGGCCTCGACCACCAAGATGCCGCTGCGCGACCGCCGGGGCCGCGTCGTCGGCACGTTCGGCATCTCGCACGACATCACCGACCGCAAGCTTATGGAAAGCGAGCTGGAGCAGCTCACCCGCTTTCTCGATGAGGTGCTCGACGAGCTGCCGATCATGCTGTTTGTGAAAGACGCCGAGCACCTGCGGCTGGAACGGCTGAACAAGGCCGGCGAGCGGCTGCTGGGCTTCTCGCGCGAAGAGCTGCTTGGCAAGAGCGACTACGACTTGTTCCCCGCCGACGAAGCCGACTTTTTCGTGGCCAAAGACCGCGACGTGCTGCGGTCGCGGCGGATGCTCGATATTCCGGAAGAGGCGATCGAGACCCGCTTCGGCGAGCGGATTCTTCATACCCGCAAGATTCCGCTGTTCGACGAGCGGGGCCGGCCGACGTACCTGGTGGGCATTTCGGAAGACATCACGGCCGCCAAGCAGGCCGAAGAGGAGCTGCGCCGGGCCAAGCAGGCGGCCGAAGAGGCAAGCCGCGCCAAGAGCGAGTTTCTGGCGAACGTCAGCCATGAGATTCGCACGCCCATGAACGGCATCATCGGCATGACCGAGCTGGCGCTCGACACCGACCTCACCTCGCAGCAGCGCGAGTTCTTGAACATGGTCCGCGATTCGGCCGACGGCCTGCTCTCGGTGATCAACGACATCCTCGATTTCTCCAAGATCGAAGCCGGCAAGCTCGATCTCGAATCGCTGGCGTTTCCCCTCCGCGACACGCTGGGCGACACCATGAAAACGCTGGCCTTACGGGCACACCGCAAAGGGCTGGAGCTTGCCTGCCAGGTGTTGGCCGACGTGCCCGACGGACTGGTGGGCGACGCCGCGCGGCTGCGGCAGATTGTGGTCAACATCGTGGGCAACGCCATCAAGTTCACCGACGCGGGCGAGGTGGTGATGCGGGTGGAGCGCGAGGCGGCGACTGCGGACGGCACACGGACTCTGCCTGCTACTTTGGACGAAGTCGTGCTGCACTTCGCGGTCCGCGACACGGGCATCGGCATTTCGCCCGACAAGCAGCAGTCGATCTTCGCGCCCTTCGTGCAGGCCGATGGCTCAACCACGCGCCGCTTCGGCGGAACGGGGCTGGGTCTGGCCATCTCCGCCCGATTGGTCGAGTTGATGGGCGGGCGGATCTGGGTCGAGAGCGAACCGGGCCGCGGCAGCACGTTCCATTTCACCGCCCGATTTGCCGTCGCCAGCACGCCGCTGGGGAGCGCGACGCCCGCCAGCCCGGTCGACCTGCAAGACTTGCGGGTGCTGGTGGTGGATGACAACACCACCAACCGCCGCATCTTGGAAGAGATGTTGCGCAACTGGCACATGCGGCCGACGGTGGTGGCCAGTGCCGACGAGGCGCTGGGCGAAATGGAACGGGCCTGCGCAGCGGGCGAACCGTATCCGCTGGTGTTGCTCGACGCCTTGATGCCCGACGTCGATGGTTATGAGCTGGCGCGCCGGATCAACGACGACCTGAAGTACGCCGGGGCGACGATCATGATGTTGTCGTCGTCCGATCCGCTTTCGCGCGACCAGCAGCCGCGGCTGGCGGCGTCGCTGATGAAGCCGATCAAGCAATCGGAGCTGTTCGATGCGATCATGACCTCGCTGGGCGTGTCGTTGCGTCAAGAGGAGAAGCCCGCCAGCATTGCCGCACCGGCCGCCCGGCGGCTGCGGATTCTGCTGGCGGAAGACAACGCCGTCAATCAGAAGTTCGTCAGGCACGTGTTGGAAAAACGAGGTCACGACGTCGAGGTTGTCTCGAACGGCCGCGCCGCCCTATCGGCGATCGAAACGGGTTGCTTCGACCTGGTATTGATGGACGTGCAGATGCCGGAGCTGAGCGGCTTCGAGGCCACTGCCGAGATTCGCCGGCGCGAACGGGCCGGGGGCGGCCGTCTGCCGATCATCGCCATGACCGCCCACGCCATGAAGGGCGACCGCGAGCGCTGCCTGGCGGCCGGCATGGACGAGTACATCTCCAAACCGATCCAGGCCGGCCGGCTGCTGGAGCTTGTCGAGTGTGCGACCGCGGGCGATGCGTGTTGCCGGCGCGGCACGCCGTCGGACGAGGCCCCTTGCTTCGATGCGCGGCACGCGCTGGCACGTGTGGCAGGCGATGAAGAACTGTTGCAAGAGTTGATTCGCGCCTTCGTCGACGAGTGGCCTCGCTGGCGTGCAGCGCTCGACGCCGCGGCTGCCAGCGGCGACTGGGAACAGGTGCGTCGCTTGGGTCACACCGTCAAGGGCGCGCTGGGGCACTTCGGCCTCGCCACCGCCCAAGACGCCGCTTCTCGGCTGGAGGCGCTCACCGACGACTGCGATGCCGTCGAGGCCGGCCAGGCGTGCGCCTCGCTGGTCGCTGACGTGGAGCATGTCCTGCCGCAGCTCGAAGCGCTGGACCGCAGCCTGACCTAG